In one Photobacterium swingsii genomic region, the following are encoded:
- a CDS encoding SIR2 family NAD-dependent protein deacylase, translated as MMVNEIKKRKIVVFTGAGISAESGLSTFRDSDGLWENYSVHEIATKGAFEHNPELVLNFYNQRKIAAAKALPNKAHIALAELEAVYDVIIITQNVDDLHEKAGSSKVIHLHGQLNRAQSSLDSTITYDWDKPIYIGQHCELNSQLRPNVVWFGEPVMQLEEARNYIKSADKVLAIGSSLTVQPAAGLLKKAPYKAEKKLVSLDIKGRVPFGYKFIRGKAASIVPVICKNWQAL; from the coding sequence ATGATGGTGAATGAGATAAAAAAGAGGAAGATCGTTGTTTTTACAGGTGCAGGCATAAGTGCCGAAAGTGGACTAAGTACTTTTCGAGACAGTGACGGTTTATGGGAAAATTATTCTGTTCATGAGATAGCAACGAAAGGCGCTTTTGAACACAATCCTGAGTTGGTGCTGAACTTTTACAACCAGCGTAAAATCGCGGCTGCAAAAGCATTGCCAAATAAAGCTCACATTGCATTAGCTGAACTAGAGGCCGTCTATGACGTAATTATTATTACGCAGAATGTTGATGACTTGCATGAAAAAGCTGGTAGTTCGAAAGTTATACACTTGCATGGGCAGTTAAATCGCGCCCAAAGTAGTCTTGATTCTACGATTACTTATGACTGGGATAAGCCGATTTATATTGGTCAACATTGTGAATTAAATAGTCAATTAAGGCCTAATGTTGTGTGGTTTGGTGAACCAGTCATGCAATTGGAAGAAGCGCGAAATTATATAAAGTCTGCTGATAAAGTACTTGCCATTGGGAGCTCCCTAACTGTGCAGCCAGCCGCAGGACTACTCAAAAAAGCCCCGTATAAGGCAGAGAAAAAGCTTGTTTCTCTTGATATTAAAGGGAGAGTGCCATTTGGTTACAAGTTCATCAGAGGTAAGGCCGCAAGTATCGTTCCTGTTATATGTAAGAATTGGCAAGCGTTATAA
- a CDS encoding helix-turn-helix transcriptional regulator, giving the protein MRKLSVLAKLSRHRKISAPEIQQQLMDEGEEVSLRTVQRDLVELASKFPVCSDESKPIGWHLTKDAELTLPDYDLTTAITFTMADKYLSNLLPPVMRERLDPYIRTANQFLVTENKKPQSQWPQKIIVHTKGQPLHTSDISAETIEAIYASLFSAMCLRLTYKSLTTSEENDFTFHPYGIVVRSERSYLVGKYDGYEDIRSLLLSRVIKAEQTKRAADIDADFSLSNYVENGNMGVIRSEHKLAIKLWITPILAEILTETPLSKDQVFSPKEDDFILTASVDDTDELRHWILSMCNHATVLSPETLRKEIKDILVTSISYYED; this is encoded by the coding sequence ATGAGAAAACTATCTGTATTGGCTAAGTTATCTCGACACAGGAAAATATCAGCGCCAGAAATCCAACAACAATTAATGGATGAGGGTGAAGAAGTGTCACTTCGGACTGTGCAGAGGGATTTAGTCGAACTTGCGAGCAAGTTTCCAGTATGTAGTGACGAAAGTAAGCCTATTGGGTGGCATCTAACGAAAGATGCTGAATTAACCTTGCCAGATTATGATTTAACAACGGCCATTACCTTTACGATGGCTGATAAATATCTCTCTAACTTGCTTCCACCCGTCATGCGTGAACGACTGGATCCTTATATCAGAACGGCGAATCAATTTTTAGTCACAGAAAACAAAAAACCTCAGAGTCAATGGCCCCAAAAGATAATCGTTCACACAAAAGGGCAGCCTCTACACACAAGTGATATTTCAGCTGAAACCATAGAGGCGATCTACGCTTCTTTATTCTCAGCAATGTGCCTACGACTTACCTATAAGTCATTGACAACAAGCGAAGAAAACGACTTTACTTTTCACCCTTATGGCATTGTTGTGCGTAGCGAACGTTCATACCTTGTCGGAAAATATGATGGCTATGAGGATATCAGATCATTACTGTTAAGCCGCGTAATTAAAGCAGAGCAAACAAAAAGAGCGGCAGATATCGACGCTGACTTCTCCCTTTCAAATTATGTTGAAAATGGAAATATGGGAGTCATAAGAAGTGAGCATAAGTTAGCAATAAAGCTATGGATTACCCCTATCTTAGCGGAGATTTTAACAGAAACACCACTATCTAAAGATCAAGTGTTCAGTCCCAAAGAGGATGATTTCATTTTGACCGCATCGGTAGATGATACCGATGAATTAAGGCATTGGATTTTATCAATGTGTAATCACGCTACTGTGCTATCTCCCGAAACGCTACGCAAAGAGATCAAAGATATATTAGTTACAAGTATTTCATACTATGAGGATTAG
- a CDS encoding class I SAM-dependent methyltransferase, whose protein sequence is MTNYYIENAKSFIDDTLFVDMSEIYTPFLDRLEVGAKILDIGCGSGRDLLFFKNAGFVPTGLEPSMPLAEHARNYAKVEVWGNTIQGLKTDKKFNGVWACASLLHIPSNELKACFQKIANLVIGDGVIYASFKHGTFEGIRNGRFFNFQTLETLQYHLPEALKVDEFWISSDKRKERSDEWLNIVLSCKRTN, encoded by the coding sequence ATGACAAATTACTATATTGAGAATGCAAAGAGCTTTATCGATGATACGCTTTTTGTTGATATGTCAGAGATTTATACTCCTTTCCTAGATCGGCTTGAAGTTGGTGCAAAGATTCTAGATATCGGGTGTGGATCTGGTCGAGATTTGCTTTTCTTTAAAAACGCAGGGTTTGTGCCAACTGGCTTAGAGCCTTCAATGCCTCTAGCTGAACATGCAAGGAACTACGCTAAAGTTGAAGTTTGGGGAAATACTATCCAAGGCTTGAAAACTGATAAAAAATTCAATGGCGTGTGGGCATGTGCATCACTTTTACATATTCCGTCTAATGAGCTAAAAGCCTGCTTTCAAAAAATTGCTAATTTAGTTATTGGTGATGGAGTGATTTATGCCAGCTTTAAACATGGTACATTTGAAGGCATTCGAAACGGACGTTTTTTCAACTTCCAAACATTAGAAACGCTTCAATATCATTTACCAGAAGCATTAAAAGTCGATGAGTTTTGGATTTCTTCTGATAAAAGAAAAGAAAGAAGTGATGAATGGCTAAACATAGTACTGAGCTGCAAAAGAACTAACTAA
- a CDS encoding HNH endonuclease family protein — translation MVDNPIKKKEIKAFLDSDSTALNTFRTLTLFGRNSATYKFALCHSLMQQSAICELKYEDVQEIFLKELVRHYRKNNHQFAKKENAFTHSIDQYLNTEQSEADWQKLNKTAGKYIFNDVFRAFQNVGSGTIDKEYLLFEDVRKDKRIVLTDNLVEILESENLKKLINQENQARWRVIEEAWKAELSPNLLQYNDTDGLFYSVTASERIGLRSAVDTLLPYQNGRCFYCNRKVSKFVMNHSDDFPDVDHFFPFSIMKHLGCDYPSVNGVWNLVIACRECNRGSDGKFDAPPQSEFYTKLLERNILFFEEHKHSLKNSICLSLRVQTKLQIVNKMNTIYKHFKPIKGWQPKYTYASEDV, via the coding sequence GTGGTCGATAACCCAATAAAGAAAAAAGAAATTAAAGCTTTTTTAGATTCTGATAGCACTGCACTCAATACTTTCCGTACCCTCACTCTGTTTGGCAGGAATTCAGCAACCTATAAGTTTGCTCTTTGCCACTCGTTGATGCAGCAATCAGCTATCTGCGAACTGAAATATGAGGATGTTCAAGAAATATTCCTTAAAGAACTCGTTCGACACTACCGTAAAAACAATCACCAGTTTGCAAAGAAAGAAAATGCTTTTACTCATAGCATTGACCAATACCTGAACACGGAACAGTCTGAAGCTGACTGGCAAAAGCTAAATAAAACAGCTGGTAAATATATTTTCAATGATGTGTTCAGAGCTTTCCAAAATGTAGGCTCGGGAACAATCGATAAAGAGTATTTGCTCTTTGAAGATGTACGTAAAGACAAACGTATTGTTCTAACTGATAACTTGGTAGAGATTCTAGAGTCAGAGAACTTAAAGAAGCTGATCAATCAAGAAAACCAAGCTCGTTGGAGAGTTATTGAAGAGGCTTGGAAAGCTGAATTATCACCTAATCTTCTTCAATACAATGATACCGATGGTTTATTCTACTCCGTCACTGCAAGTGAGCGTATTGGTTTACGTTCGGCTGTAGATACATTATTACCTTACCAAAATGGTCGTTGTTTCTATTGTAATAGGAAAGTGAGTAAGTTTGTGATGAATCACAGCGATGATTTTCCTGATGTTGATCACTTTTTCCCATTTTCTATAATGAAGCACTTAGGCTGTGACTACCCTAGCGTAAACGGGGTTTGGAATTTAGTGATTGCTTGCCGTGAATGTAATCGAGGTAGTGATGGTAAGTTTGATGCACCACCTCAAAGTGAATTTTACACAAAGCTATTGGAACGGAATATTCTGTTTTTTGAAGAGCATAAACACTCTCTTAAGAACTCAATCTGTTTGAGTTTGAGAGTACAAACAAAACTGCAAATTGTAAATAAGATGAACACTATCTATAAGCACTTTAAACCCATTAAAGGCTGGCAACCTAAATATACCTATGCGAGTGAAGATGTATGA